The Anolis carolinensis isolate JA03-04 chromosome 2, rAnoCar3.1.pri, whole genome shotgun sequence genome has a window encoding:
- the nipal4 gene encoding magnesium transporter NIPA4 produces the protein MEPLWVNRSCANGSVFTLTCSSRQVICQVIENSSSTSSSRNLSLHTDLTVQIEDKYGFYIGLALAILSSFLIGSSIILKKKGLCRLVETGGTRAGDGGHGYLRDWLWWAGLLTMGGGEAANFAAYAFAPATIVTPLGALSVLISAILSSYLLGERLNLLGKLGCMLSIVGSTVLVIHAPEEEEVSTLDEIASKLKEPGFLVYAGLLLAICLVFIFFLAPRYGQTNILVYLTICSVIGAFSVSSVKGLGIAIKGFFAHQPVLHHPLTWILAFTLVASITTQINYLNKALDIFNTSMVFPIYYVLFTTIVITTSVILFKEWVTMSAVDIIGTICGFLTIILGVFLLHAFKDMDFSLRNLPPTLQNTDETPIIRDDKDILIEMDSNSIKDDGKPKVFMIYR, from the exons GTTCTGTGTTCACCTTGACTTGCTCGTCTCGTCAGGTTATTTGTCAGGTCATTGAGAATAGCAGCTCCACGTCCTCCTCCAGGAATCTCAGTTTACACACTGACCTGACTGTGCAGATAGAGGACAAATATGGCTTCTACATTGGCCTGGCCTTGGCCATCCTCTCCAGCTTCCTCATTGGCAGCAGCATCATCTTGAAGAAGAAAGGACTGTGCCGGCTAGTGGAGACAGGAGGCACCAGAGCTG GGGATGGAGGTCATGGCTACCTACGGGATTGGTTGTGGTGGGCTGGTTTGCTCACAA TGGGCGGAGGAGAAGCTGCTAACTTTGCTGCCTATGCCTTTGCACCTGCAACAATTGTTACTCCACTTGGAGCCTTGAGCGTGCTCATAAG TGCCATTTTATCATCCTATCTACTTGGAGAGCGTCTCAATCTGCTGGGCAAATTAGGCTGCATGCTGAGCATTGTGGGTAGTACAGTGCTGGTGATCCATGCTCCAGAGGAAGAGGAAGTCTCCACTCTAGATGAAATAGCTTCTAAACTGAAGGAGCCAG GTTTCCTTGTTTATGCTGGTCTTCTCTTGGCGATCTGCCtggtttttattttcttcctagcTCCACGCTATGGGCAGACCAATATTCTTGTGTACCTCACCATCTGCTCTGTGATTGGGGCTTTCTCTGTGTCTTCAGTCAAAGGACTGGGCATTGCCATCAAGGGCTTTTTTGCTCACCAGCCTGTTCTTCACCATCCCCTGACCTGGATTCTTGCCTTTACATTAGTGGCCTCTATCACCACACAGATCAACTACCTCAATAAGGCGCTTGACATTTTCAACACCTCAATGGTTTTCCCCATCTACTATGTGCTGTTTACTACCATAGTCATCACCACATCAGTCATCCTCTTTAAGGAATGGGTCACCATGTCTGCGGTGGACATTATTGGAACCATATGTGGATTCCTCACCATTATTTTAGGAGTGTTTTTACTCCATGCTTTCAAAGATATGGACTTCAGCTTGAGAAATCTACCACCAACTCTTCAAAATACTGATGAGACTCCAATAATTAGGGATGACAAGGACATCCTAATCGAAATGGATAGTAACAGTATCAAGGATGACGGGAAACCCAAAGTATTCATGATCTACCGTTGA